Proteins from a single region of Felis catus isolate Fca126 chromosome B4, F.catus_Fca126_mat1.0, whole genome shotgun sequence:
- the C1QL4 gene encoding complement C1q-like protein 4 has protein sequence MVLLLLVAIPLLVHSSRGPAHYEMLGRCRMVCDPHGPRGPGPDGAPSSVPPFPPGAKGEVGRRGKAGLRGPPGPPGPRGPPGEPGRPGPPGPPGPGPGGVAPPAGYVPRIAFYAGLRRPHEGYEVLRFDDVVTNVGNAYEAASGKFTCPMPGVYFFAYHVLMRGGDGTSMWADLMKNGQVRASAIAQDADQNYDYASNSVILHLDVGDEVFIKLDGGKVHGGNTNKYSTFSGFIIYPD, from the exons atggtgctgctgctgctggtggccaTTCCGCTGCTGGTGCACAGCTCCCGCGGGCCGGCGCACTATGAGATGCTGGGTCGCTGCCGCATGGTGTGCGACCCACACGGGCCTCGAGGCCCTGGACCCGACGGCGCGCCCTCCTCCGTGCCCCCCTTCCCTCCCGGCGCcaagggagaggtgggcaggcgCGGGAAGGCAGGTCTGCGAGGGCCACCGGGACCCCCAGGTCCCAGAGGGCCTCCAGGAGAGCCGGGCAGGCCAGGTCCACCAGGTCCTCCCGGCCCAGGCCCTGGCGGGGTGGCGCCCCCTGCCGGCTACGTGCCTCGCATTGCCTTCTACGCGGGTCTGCGGCGGCCACACGAAGGTTATGAGGTGCTGCGCTTCGACGACGTGGTGACCAACGTGGGAAACGCTTACGAGGCGGCCAGCGGCAAGTTCACCTGCCCCATGCCAGGTGTCTACTTCTTCGCTTACCATGTGCTCATGCGCGGCGGTGACGGCACCAGCATGTGGGCCGACCTGATGAAGAATGGACAG GTCCGGGCCAGCGCCATTGCTCAGGACGCGGACCAGAACTACGACTACGCCAGCAACAGCGTCATCCTGCACCTGGATGTGGGCGACGAAGTCTTCATCAAGCTGGACGGCGGGAAGGTGCACGGCGGTAACACCAACAAGTACAGCACCTTCTCTGGCTTCATCATCTACCCGGATTGA
- the LOC111561454 gene encoding translation initiation factor IF-2-like: protein MAGSDTGLPGGSRGNGGWRPLKRDGGRPGPGPRLAPLAGDAVGARAPSPSPGDLHADSAQRPLPNQEYRPRAGPPGRIDPSKLLAGPPSACQSSNECALRAPGPPGVVHHCQPPPTSLPPAPGPRSSPGGRLSDGRPVIMRRGERGAPRAAALTLHISDPPGPSSIRSCSLSGRLIAGGQDGWRDRQPRNP, encoded by the exons ATGGCTGGCTCCGACACCGGCCTCCCCGGCGGCTCCAGGGGCAACGGAGGGTGGCGGCCGCTGAAGCGAGACGGA GGTCGGCCCGGGCCGGGACCCCGCCTGGCTCCGCTTGCCGGGGACGCGGTTGGCGcccgtgccccctcccccagtccgGGTGATTTACACGCGGACTCCGCGCAGCGGCCGCTTCCCAATCAGGAATATCGACCCCGGGCGGGGCCCCCGGGCCGCATCGATCCCTCTAAG CTGCTCGCCGGCCCGCCGTCCGCCTGTCAGTCGAGTAATGAATGCGCGCTCCGGGCCCCGGGCCCCCCCGGAGTCGTTCATCACTGCCAGCCACCGCCCACCTCTCTGCCGCCCGCC CCCGGGCCCCGGAGCTCCCCGGGCGGCCGGCTGAGTGACGGGCGGCCGGTGATTATGCGGAGGGGGGAGCGGGGTGCGCCGCGGGCGGCAGCGCTGACCCTTCACATTTCCGATCCGCCGGGACCCTCATCCATCCGAAGCTGCTCTTTGTCTGGCCGCCTAATTGCCGGCGGACAGGATGGATGGCGGGACCGACAGCCGCGGAATCCCTAA